From Paenibacillus graminis, a single genomic window includes:
- a CDS encoding MFS transporter, with amino-acid sequence MNNMSLLKNPKRRKLLFSAGLSWMFDAMDVGMISFVVAALAKEWGLGPERIGYLTSINSIGMAVGAAAAGILADRFGRKSVLLWTLLIFSLASGLSAFAAGYAMLCVLRFIAGFGLGGELPVASTLVSESMPAKERGRAVVLLESFWAVGWILSALIAYFVIPDYGWRVAFAIGAVPALYALYLRRAIDDSPKFAEIQKKAPVPLRSRIATVWSGEYRRSTIMLWILWFTVVFSYYGMFLWLPTVMVIKGFSLVKSFEYVLIMTLAQLPGYFTAAYFIEKFGRKFVLVIYLLLTAVSAAWFGNSTTEGMLMAAGICLSFFNLGAWGGMYAYTPELYPTAIRSTGAGLATSFGRIGGIIAPTLVGVMVGNAVGIGTIFMLFFVTIIIGAVAVLFLGKETKGLDLS; translated from the coding sequence ATGAATAATATGTCGCTGCTGAAGAATCCGAAGCGAAGAAAGCTGCTGTTCAGTGCGGGTCTTAGCTGGATGTTTGACGCGATGGACGTGGGAATGATTTCTTTTGTGGTGGCGGCGCTTGCCAAGGAATGGGGCCTCGGACCGGAAAGAATCGGATATTTGACCAGTATAAATTCCATTGGAATGGCTGTGGGGGCGGCGGCTGCAGGGATTCTGGCCGACCGTTTCGGCCGCAAATCGGTGCTGCTGTGGACACTGCTTATTTTCTCGCTCGCCAGCGGATTGTCGGCCTTTGCCGCCGGGTATGCCATGCTGTGTGTCCTGCGCTTTATCGCCGGTTTCGGATTGGGCGGGGAACTCCCTGTTGCTTCAACTCTGGTGTCGGAGAGCATGCCTGCCAAGGAAAGAGGCCGGGCGGTGGTTCTGCTGGAGAGCTTCTGGGCGGTTGGCTGGATTCTTTCGGCGCTGATCGCTTATTTTGTAATTCCGGATTACGGCTGGAGAGTAGCTTTTGCCATCGGGGCGGTTCCTGCCCTCTATGCGCTGTATTTGCGGCGGGCGATTGATGACTCTCCCAAATTTGCTGAGATCCAAAAGAAAGCTCCCGTACCCTTGCGAAGCCGTATTGCCACGGTCTGGTCTGGCGAATACCGCCGCTCGACAATCATGCTCTGGATTTTGTGGTTCACGGTGGTTTTTTCTTATTACGGCATGTTTCTGTGGCTGCCTACCGTAATGGTGATCAAAGGCTTCAGCCTCGTCAAAAGCTTTGAATATGTGCTGATTATGACGCTGGCGCAGCTTCCGGGCTATTTCACAGCCGCTTATTTCATTGAGAAATTCGGCCGCAAGTTTGTGCTTGTAATCTACCTGCTGCTCACTGCGGTCAGCGCTGCCTGGTTCGGAAATTCCACGACAGAAGGTATGCTGATGGCTGCCGGAATCTGCTTGTCGTTCTTTAATCTTGGGGCATGGGGCGGGATGTATGCTTACACACCGGAGTTGTATCCAACAGCTATCCGCTCAACAGGAGCAGGCCTTGCGACTTCTTTTGGCCGGATTGGCGGGATTATCGCACCTACGCTGGTTGGGGTCATGGTCGGCAACGCAGTAGGGATCGGTACGATATTTATGCTGTTTTTTGTGACAATTATTATCGGTGCTGTCGCCGTGCTGTTCCTGGGCAAAGAGACGAAAGGGCTTGACCTGAGTTAG
- a CDS encoding DUF1836 domain-containing protein has translation MEAFTLSRIEMSELLLSLNGTIERKPLHILQGAWSKFHYEAVEKGASLPAFLSTEIPPILQKLIKGGSVKGLSLGEIATLGHLIEYSTLSATSMQNWVKRDFKEYLGSPREGKKYSVNQAALLFMIDDLKAALDFESIRQLFRLLFLAPERDDDDLVEPAQLYHAYAELFEEIKSSPVLPVQGPADLSAQQMYSSRADKVLKVSLEKMMQRLNHLTGSQRHAVRNMLMIAAISVQTCYFQALARQYCHAALFLDF, from the coding sequence ATGGAAGCTTTTACACTCAGCCGCATCGAAATGTCCGAATTGCTGCTGTCCCTGAACGGAACGATTGAACGAAAGCCGCTGCATATCCTGCAGGGCGCATGGTCAAAATTTCATTATGAAGCGGTGGAAAAGGGCGCTTCTCTCCCGGCTTTTCTGTCCACGGAGATTCCTCCCATCCTGCAAAAACTGATTAAAGGCGGCAGTGTAAAGGGGCTGTCGCTTGGAGAGATCGCCACACTGGGCCACCTGATTGAGTATTCTACACTTTCTGCCACTTCTATGCAGAATTGGGTGAAACGCGACTTCAAAGAATATCTGGGCTCCCCCAGAGAGGGAAAAAAATACTCCGTCAATCAGGCTGCTCTTTTGTTCATGATCGATGATTTGAAGGCCGCCCTCGATTTCGAGAGTATCCGCCAGCTGTTCCGGCTGCTCTTCCTGGCACCGGAGCGGGACGATGATGATCTGGTCGAACCCGCCCAGCTGTATCACGCTTATGCGGAGTTGTTCGAAGAGATTAAGAGCAGTCCTGTACTGCCGGTTCAGGGACCCGCAGACCTAAGCGCACAGCAGATGTATTCATCAAGAGCTGATAAGGTGCTAAAGGTTTCGCTCGAGAAAATGATGCAGCGTCTGAATCATTTAACAGGGTCCCAGCGGCATGCGGTGCGGAATATGCTGATGATTGCTGCCATCTCCGTACAGACCTGTTATTTTCAGGCTTTGGCCCGCCAATATTGCCATGCGGCGTTATTCCTTGATTTTTGA
- a CDS encoding hemolysin family protein: MGIGLSLMLVAILIILTAFFVATEFALVRLRGSQISQMVLEGKKNALAVQRVAANLDGYLSACQLGITITALGIGALAEPAFEQLLIPLFDLGNISHSVSEPIAFALAFIIATFLHVVVGELAPKTAAINIPEKIGQITSPLIIWFYKILYPLIWLMNGSANLLVRMFGMKPASEHGDAHSEDEIRLILSESYESGKINKAEYGYVNRIFTFDEMLAKEIMVPRTDMVCLFTNHSLKENFEIIRKEQYTRFPVADGSKDNIIGMINTKQLYLQYDNNPDFDFKSLILPLLTVSEVTPVKTLLTRMQKERVHIALLLDEYGGTSGLITIEDILEEIVGEIRDEFDGDERRNIEKLSDAHYLFDGNVSVLEIKELTGLDLHDDEVTTIGGWLYSHLEEPAVGKSITHENVTLTVREMNRHRIRKVEFELAQPGSEESESLPE; the protein is encoded by the coding sequence ATGGGTATAGGACTTAGTTTGATGCTTGTGGCAATTTTGATCATTTTAACCGCTTTTTTTGTAGCAACGGAATTTGCATTGGTACGGCTGAGAGGCAGCCAGATTAGCCAAATGGTGCTTGAGGGCAAAAAAAACGCCCTGGCGGTTCAAAGGGTTGCAGCTAACCTTGACGGCTATTTGTCTGCTTGCCAGCTGGGGATCACCATTACAGCACTGGGGATTGGAGCCTTGGCGGAGCCGGCTTTTGAGCAGCTTCTGATTCCATTGTTCGACCTTGGCAATATCAGCCACAGTGTGAGTGAGCCCATTGCTTTTGCCTTGGCATTCATTATTGCCACATTCCTGCATGTCGTAGTCGGTGAACTTGCCCCGAAGACGGCCGCTATCAATATTCCGGAGAAAATTGGTCAAATTACCTCACCGCTGATTATTTGGTTCTACAAAATTTTGTACCCTCTGATTTGGCTGATGAACGGCTCCGCCAATTTGCTGGTCCGCATGTTCGGGATGAAGCCGGCAAGCGAGCATGGAGATGCGCATAGCGAAGATGAGATCCGTCTGATCCTCTCGGAGAGCTATGAGAGCGGTAAAATCAACAAAGCTGAATATGGCTATGTTAACCGTATCTTCACCTTCGATGAAATGCTGGCCAAAGAAATTATGGTGCCGCGGACGGATATGGTATGCCTGTTCACCAACCATTCTCTGAAAGAGAATTTTGAAATCATCCGCAAGGAGCAGTACACCCGCTTCCCGGTTGCCGATGGCAGTAAAGACAACATTATTGGAATGATTAATACCAAACAGCTGTATTTGCAATATGACAACAATCCGGATTTCGATTTCAAAAGCCTGATTCTTCCGCTTCTCACCGTGTCTGAAGTCACTCCGGTCAAAACACTGCTGACCCGGATGCAGAAAGAGCGTGTGCATATCGCCCTGCTGCTTGATGAATACGGCGGAACCTCCGGCCTGATAACCATTGAGGACATTCTTGAAGAGATTGTAGGTGAAATCCGCGATGAGTTTGACGGAGACGAACGCCGCAATATCGAAAAACTGAGTGATGCTCATTACTTATTCGACGGAAATGTCTCTGTCCTGGAAATCAAAGAGCTGACAGGTCTTGATCTGCATGATGACGAAGTGACTACAATCGGTGGATGGCTCTATAGTCATCTGGAAGAACCCGCTGTCGGTAAAAGTATAACCCATGAAAATGTGACCCTTACCGTCCGCGAAATGAACCGTCACCGCATCCGCAAAGTGGAGTTTGAACTTGCACAGCCGGGATCTGAAGAATCGGAATCATTGCCGGAATAA
- a CDS encoding GNAT family N-acetyltransferase, whose translation MKVTIRELVPEDAADLLSLQYRLDEESAFMLLEPGERQTGIKQAEDMIESFANAENSILLGAEVEGSLAGYLSVRGGSVRRNRHSAYIVIGILKEFQGMGLGSALFKELENWAKETGIIRLELTVMVHNVRALALYTKNGFEIEGTKIKSLMVEGKWVDEYYMSRIFQAGPESM comes from the coding sequence TTGAAAGTAACAATAAGGGAACTGGTGCCGGAGGACGCCGCCGACCTGCTCAGTCTGCAGTATCGCCTGGACGAAGAATCTGCGTTTATGCTGCTGGAGCCGGGTGAACGCCAGACAGGAATCAAGCAGGCAGAAGACATGATCGAGAGCTTCGCGAATGCCGAAAACTCCATACTGCTTGGTGCTGAGGTGGAGGGCAGTCTGGCCGGGTATCTCTCGGTGCGGGGCGGAAGCGTCAGGCGCAACAGGCATAGTGCTTATATTGTCATCGGCATCCTAAAGGAATTCCAGGGGATGGGGCTTGGCAGCGCATTGTTCAAGGAACTGGAGAATTGGGCCAAAGAAACGGGGATCATTCGTCTGGAGCTTACCGTTATGGTTCATAATGTTCGTGCTTTGGCATTGTACACCAAAAACGGCTTTGAAATTGAAGGAACCAAGATCAAGTCATTGATGGTCGAAGGCAAATGGGTAGATGAGTACTATATGAGCAGAATTTTTCAAGCAGGACCTGAGTCCATGTAA
- a CDS encoding VOC family protein, producing the protein MTSPILNQIGAVFIPVSDIERSKNWYCSLLGLPLDGEVLFGHLYVIPMQGPGIVLDSRIFTAAAVLKVPSFHLNTEDIDAAYDFVKESGAELLTDIEHDHWFNFKDPDGNVLMICRC; encoded by the coding sequence GTGACAAGTCCGATTCTGAATCAGATTGGCGCTGTTTTTATTCCGGTTAGTGATATTGAAAGGTCGAAAAACTGGTATTGCAGTTTGCTGGGGCTTCCCCTTGACGGTGAAGTGCTGTTTGGGCATCTATACGTAATTCCGATGCAAGGACCCGGCATCGTGCTGGACAGCAGAATTTTCACAGCGGCGGCTGTACTGAAGGTTCCTTCCTTCCACCTGAACACTGAGGATATTGATGCCGCCTATGATTTTGTCAAAGAATCCGGAGCGGAGCTGCTGACCGACATTGAGCATGACCACTGGTTCAACTTCAAGGACCCGGATGGGAATGTACTAATGATCTGCCGGTGTTAG
- a CDS encoding TrkH family potassium uptake protein, whose product MVLIAAGTILLCLPAASTGERIIFIDALFMATSATCVTGLAVIDTGTQLTVFGQIVLLVLFQFGGLGFVTMATLITLVLNKRISLKERLLLQESMNQNSMQGIVRLIQRVLIYSLVIQLGGAVLLAARFTLDIPFGKAVYYGLFHSISIFNNAGFDLFGDIHGPFSGLTRYAEDPVVNITSMLLIFLGGIGFIVLSDLIDYPKRRRLTLHSKVVLSTSAVLILGGAAVFFWLELASTLKPLHAGGKVMASFLQAITPRSGGVTTIEIPLLRESTQFLMILLMFIGAAPGSTGGGIKITTFAILAVTAYTKIRGKEDIVMFRHRISKENVYRAITMTLLSLMLVVAATMLLSVTESADFLTVLFEAVSAFGTSGITMGLTPNLTTIGKVLVILLMFVGRTGPLTLAYALKPKNSKELYRYPEGNITIG is encoded by the coding sequence ATGGTACTGATCGCAGCCGGAACGATTCTTCTATGCCTGCCTGCTGCTTCCACCGGAGAGAGAATCATTTTTATTGATGCTTTATTCATGGCGACTTCAGCCACCTGTGTGACTGGACTTGCTGTCATAGATACCGGAACACAGCTTACTGTATTCGGACAGATCGTGCTGCTGGTATTATTTCAATTCGGCGGTCTGGGTTTCGTTACAATGGCTACTCTGATTACACTTGTGCTTAACAAGCGGATCTCACTCAAAGAACGCCTGCTGCTGCAGGAATCCATGAATCAGAATTCAATGCAGGGTATTGTCCGGCTGATACAGCGGGTGCTTATTTATTCGCTCGTCATCCAGCTTGGCGGTGCTGTCCTCCTTGCCGCCAGATTCACACTCGATATTCCTTTCGGCAAAGCGGTATATTATGGGCTATTTCATAGCATTTCGATCTTCAACAATGCGGGCTTTGACCTTTTTGGCGATATACACGGTCCATTCAGCGGCTTGACACGGTATGCGGAAGACCCGGTTGTGAATATTACTTCCATGCTGCTGATTTTCCTTGGCGGGATCGGTTTTATTGTATTGTCGGATCTGATTGACTATCCCAAACGCAGACGGTTGACCCTGCATTCCAAAGTCGTGCTTTCAACTTCTGCCGTTCTGATTCTGGGCGGGGCTGCTGTCTTTTTCTGGCTTGAACTGGCTTCTACCCTGAAGCCGCTGCATGCCGGAGGCAAAGTCATGGCGTCTTTCCTGCAAGCGATCACCCCGCGCTCCGGCGGTGTTACAACCATTGAGATCCCGCTTCTGCGCGAATCAACCCAGTTCCTCATGATCCTGCTTATGTTCATCGGCGCAGCTCCCGGTTCAACCGGAGGAGGGATCAAGATCACCACCTTCGCCATCCTGGCCGTTACCGCATACACCAAGATCCGGGGCAAGGAGGACATTGTCATGTTCCGCCACAGGATTTCCAAAGAAAATGTATACCGGGCGATAACCATGACCCTGCTCTCGCTGATGCTTGTGGTGGCCGCGACGATGCTGCTGTCGGTCACCGAAAGCGCCGATTTTCTCACCGTGCTCTTCGAAGCAGTTTCTGCTTTCGGCACCTCAGGCATCACAATGGGTCTGACACCTAATCTAACTACAATAGGCAAGGTACTGGTGATCCTCCTTATGTTCGTCGGCCGGACAGGGCCGCTAACCCTGGCCTACGCGCTCAAGCCGAAGAACAGCAAAGAGCTCTACCGCTATCCCGAAGGCAATATTACTATTGGCTGA
- a CDS encoding aminopeptidase, whose amino-acid sequence MTQLEAQLSKYADLAVQIGVNVQPGQTLIVSAPISAAEFVRLITAKAYAIGASQVKVNWSDEFITRQQFEHAAPEVFTKPPTWFAGEMTEFAENGAAFLHVIAEDPDALKGIDPERIANFQKTRGEALTKYRELQMSDKVSWSIVAIPSQAWADKVFPDVPADERIDKLWEAIFHTVRLDREDPVAAWQEHLDTLEQKANVLNAKKYKSLHYIAPGTDLSIELPEGHLWAQGDSINAKGHSFVANMPTEEVFTAPLKTGVNGTVRATKPLSYGGNIIDGFSITFEQGRIVNVTAEQGQEALEYLIGLDEGAKYLGEVALVPHKSPISESNILYFNTLFDENASNHLAIGTAYAFCLEGGKDMNKEELIARGLNTSVTHVDFMIGSAEMDIYGITADGTREPVFLKGNWAF is encoded by the coding sequence ATGACCCAACTGGAAGCTCAGCTTAGTAAATATGCGGATTTGGCGGTTCAAATCGGTGTCAACGTTCAACCCGGACAAACCCTGATCGTGAGCGCGCCAATTTCGGCTGCAGAATTTGTGCGGCTCATTACTGCCAAGGCCTATGCCATCGGTGCAAGCCAGGTCAAGGTCAACTGGAGCGACGAATTCATTACCCGCCAGCAATTTGAGCATGCCGCGCCGGAAGTGTTCACGAAGCCGCCTACTTGGTTTGCTGGTGAAATGACCGAGTTCGCCGAGAATGGCGCAGCATTTCTTCACGTCATTGCCGAGGACCCGGATGCGCTCAAAGGCATCGATCCCGAACGGATTGCGAACTTCCAGAAAACCCGCGGTGAAGCTTTGACCAAATACCGCGAGCTGCAAATGTCGGATAAAGTCAGCTGGAGCATTGTTGCCATTCCGTCGCAGGCATGGGCAGATAAAGTATTCCCTGATGTTCCGGCAGATGAACGCATTGACAAGCTTTGGGAAGCGATTTTCCACACCGTTCGTTTGGACCGTGAAGATCCTGTAGCCGCCTGGCAGGAACATTTGGATACCCTTGAACAAAAGGCCAATGTCCTGAACGCCAAGAAATATAAAAGCCTCCATTACATAGCACCCGGTACAGATCTCAGCATCGAACTGCCTGAAGGCCACTTGTGGGCGCAAGGAGACAGCATCAATGCCAAAGGCCATTCATTTGTTGCCAATATGCCAACTGAAGAAGTGTTTACGGCCCCACTCAAAACCGGTGTCAACGGAACGGTCAGAGCCACTAAGCCGCTTAGCTACGGCGGGAACATTATTGACGGCTTCTCCATTACTTTTGAACAAGGCCGGATCGTTAATGTGACAGCAGAACAAGGCCAGGAAGCGCTGGAATATCTCATCGGACTGGATGAAGGTGCGAAATATCTTGGCGAAGTGGCGCTTGTCCCGCATAAATCTCCAATTTCAGAATCCAATATCCTGTATTTTAATACTTTGTTCGATGAGAATGCCTCCAACCACCTGGCCATTGGCACAGCTTACGCCTTCTGTCTTGAGGGCGGCAAAGATATGAATAAGGAAGAACTGATTGCCCGCGGCCTGAATACAAGTGTTACCCACGTCGATTTTATGATCGGCTCAGCGGAGATGGACATTTACGGCATCACCGCTGACGGTACAAGAGAGCCTGTATTCCTGAAGGGAAACTGGGCGTTCTAA
- a CDS encoding aminopeptidase, protein MLSFKQKLENYALLTVKIGINIQPGQTLVVNADIASAELVRLVVRKAYEAGAKLVKVNYTDELVTRTRYELAPSESFLEPPKWQADELEDLAKNGAAFLSVISTNPDLLNGIDPVRIADNQRTAGQAMMPYRELLMGNHVSWSLVAYPSPVWAAKVFPDAPPEQQVEMLWDAIFKAVRADQENPVEAWSLHLGGLKQRCDVLNAKKYRKLHYTAPGTDLTIELPEGHIWCQAGAVNGRGVPFLANIPTEEVFTAPLKTGANGTVSSTKPLSYSGNIIDRFTLTLENGKVTDFTAEVGQDALASLLAMDEGSAYFGEVALVPYHSPISESGILYFTTLYDENASCHLALGAAYAFTLEQGTAMTREQLVERGMNQSLTHVDFMMGSADMNIDGITDEGLAEPIFRNGNWA, encoded by the coding sequence ATGCTGAGTTTTAAGCAAAAGCTGGAGAATTACGCACTGCTGACGGTCAAAATCGGAATTAACATTCAGCCGGGACAGACACTTGTGGTCAACGCTGATATAGCTTCGGCAGAACTGGTGCGCCTGGTCGTGCGCAAAGCCTATGAAGCCGGTGCAAAGCTGGTAAAGGTGAATTATACGGATGAACTTGTCACCCGCACACGTTACGAGCTGGCGCCGTCCGAAAGCTTCCTTGAACCGCCAAAATGGCAAGCCGACGAACTGGAGGACCTGGCAAAGAATGGAGCAGCCTTCCTGTCGGTCATCTCAACAAATCCGGATCTGCTGAACGGGATCGATCCCGTGCGTATTGCCGATAATCAGCGCACTGCCGGTCAAGCTATGATGCCTTACCGGGAACTGCTGATGGGCAACCATGTCAGTTGGAGCCTCGTAGCCTACCCCTCTCCTGTATGGGCGGCCAAGGTATTCCCTGACGCTCCGCCAGAGCAGCAGGTAGAAATGCTGTGGGATGCCATCTTCAAGGCTGTCAGAGCAGACCAGGAGAATCCGGTTGAGGCCTGGAGCCTTCACCTGGGCGGCCTGAAGCAGCGCTGTGATGTGCTGAATGCGAAAAAATACCGCAAGCTCCACTATACCGCACCAGGCACTGATCTCACGATTGAGCTGCCGGAAGGACATATTTGGTGCCAAGCGGGAGCGGTCAATGGACGGGGAGTACCTTTTCTGGCTAATATTCCTACAGAAGAAGTATTCACGGCACCGCTTAAGACAGGAGCAAACGGTACAGTCAGCAGCACAAAACCGCTCAGCTATAGCGGCAACATCATCGACCGTTTCACCCTTACCCTGGAGAATGGGAAAGTTACTGATTTCACTGCAGAAGTGGGCCAGGATGCGCTTGCATCTCTGCTGGCGATGGACGAAGGCTCCGCTTATTTTGGGGAAGTCGCACTCGTTCCCTACCACTCTCCGATCTCGGAAAGCGGCATTCTGTACTTCACTACGCTTTACGATGAAAATGCTTCCTGTCACCTGGCTCTGGGAGCAGCTTACGCTTTCACTCTGGAGCAAGGTACGGCAATGACCAGAGAACAGCTTGTCGAGCGGGGGATGAACCAAAGCCTGACCCATGTGGATTTCATGATGGGCTCTGCGGATATGAACATTGACGGCATTACGGATGAAGGCCTAGCCGAACCTATCTTCCGCAACGGAAATTGGGCTTAA
- a CDS encoding AlkZ-related protein — protein MSNMEEQGMVTTYEEMKEVIDKLGIVPLAALIPGHPSVNGLTKAENWHTDTDLDPWAWRARFPGEGLAAYGKFIRKKAILVAREWFPAYVAAAGSSQSLEERFDSGLCSREALALLQIIRDNQGIETRELRMLADMKAKEKKTAFDNAVTELQGTLDIVISGVKERHNAEGEKNGWNSTSFETAGHWMAENHIPEFKGTRDEAVAWLRNRMEGNWNPASVSWLGKVLSW, from the coding sequence ATGAGTAACATGGAAGAGCAAGGGATGGTAACGACTTATGAAGAAATGAAAGAGGTTATCGACAAACTAGGGATTGTTCCGCTGGCTGCGCTGATACCTGGACATCCGTCCGTGAACGGATTAACCAAAGCCGAGAACTGGCATACCGATACAGATCTTGACCCCTGGGCCTGGCGTGCCCGGTTTCCCGGTGAAGGGCTGGCTGCCTACGGGAAATTTATCCGCAAAAAAGCGATCCTGGTCGCCAGGGAATGGTTCCCGGCTTATGTGGCTGCTGCGGGCAGCTCACAATCCTTGGAGGAACGCTTCGATAGCGGGTTGTGCAGCAGAGAAGCCTTAGCCTTGCTTCAGATAATCCGTGACAATCAAGGCATTGAGACACGTGAACTCCGTATGCTGGCTGACATGAAGGCGAAGGAGAAGAAAACTGCTTTTGACAATGCGGTTACGGAACTGCAGGGCACTCTGGATATTGTGATCTCAGGAGTGAAGGAGCGGCATAATGCCGAGGGAGAGAAGAACGGCTGGAACAGCACCTCGTTTGAAACTGCCGGCCACTGGATGGCAGAGAATCATATACCAGAATTTAAAGGAACGAGGGATGAGGCTGTAGCATGGCTGCGCAACCGGATGGAGGGGAACTGGAATCCTGCATCTGTAAGCTGGCTGGGCAAAGTGTTGTCCTGGTAA
- a CDS encoding TetR/AcrR family transcriptional regulator, with protein MSPRAGLDTHTLVLAAAEIADEQGIEEVTLAALAARLGVRSPSLYNHINGLQGLRSLLAEHGLELLHAAIAAASEGLKGDAAVYAMGQAYVDFARKHPGLYETTLRAPEEGHSELERASEQVLSLIIGLLSCYGLDAEGELHAVRGLRSLLHGFAALENKGGFGMPLDTNISLNWLISTFIAGIRSMSSSTGTGQ; from the coding sequence ATGTCGCCACGAGCAGGATTGGATACTCACACATTAGTGCTGGCAGCTGCTGAGATTGCCGATGAGCAAGGCATTGAGGAGGTAACCCTGGCTGCGCTCGCAGCCAGGCTAGGCGTCCGTTCACCGTCGTTATATAATCACATTAACGGTCTTCAGGGGCTGCGCTCGCTGCTTGCCGAACACGGCCTTGAGCTGCTGCATGCAGCAATTGCCGCTGCTTCAGAGGGGCTGAAGGGGGATGCAGCTGTATATGCCATGGGACAGGCCTATGTGGATTTTGCCAGGAAACATCCGGGTCTGTATGAAACTACACTGCGGGCACCGGAGGAAGGCCATTCAGAGCTGGAGAGGGCAAGCGAACAGGTACTGTCCTTAATTATTGGGCTGCTGTCCTGTTATGGGTTAGACGCAGAAGGGGAATTGCATGCGGTCAGGGGCCTGCGCAGCTTGCTGCATGGATTCGCTGCCTTGGAGAACAAGGGGGGGTTCGGGATGCCTTTGGATACGAATATCAGCTTGAACTGGCTGATCAGCACATTCATTGCCGGCATCCGCAGCATGAGTTCAAGTACTGGAACTGGGCAGTAA
- a CDS encoding MBL fold metallo-hydrolase, which yields MRLIQEGHLLQLTWLPRFFPVNCYLVEEKDGLTLIDAAMSFSVRGILDTAAKLNKPINRIILTHAHGDHVGALDELKQRLPSARVYISERDAALLRGDRSLREGEPQTPIKGSVPTQITTVPDILLKEGDAVGSLTAVATPGHTPGSMSFLDERTGALIAGDALQTFRRTAVAGTVVPFFPFPAMATWNKASALESAVKLLKLSPEMLAVGHGNLLHAPIEHMKYAIQQAERLQLKAGK from the coding sequence ATGAGATTAATACAAGAAGGCCATCTGCTGCAGCTTACCTGGCTGCCAAGATTCTTTCCCGTAAACTGTTATCTGGTTGAAGAAAAAGATGGACTAACATTGATCGATGCGGCTATGTCATTCAGTGTGCGAGGGATTCTGGATACGGCGGCCAAGCTGAATAAGCCCATTAACCGCATTATACTGACACATGCCCATGGTGATCATGTCGGAGCACTGGATGAACTGAAGCAGCGGCTTCCCTCAGCCCGGGTGTACATTTCGGAACGGGATGCGGCATTGCTTAGAGGGGATCGTTCCCTGAGAGAGGGCGAGCCGCAGACACCCATTAAAGGCAGTGTGCCAACCCAAATCACCACTGTACCAGATATTCTGCTGAAGGAGGGTGATGCGGTAGGTTCCTTAACAGCGGTCGCTACGCCAGGACATACACCGGGTTCAATGTCTTTTCTGGATGAGCGTACTGGAGCGTTAATTGCCGGAGATGCTTTGCAGACTTTCCGTAGAACAGCTGTCGCGGGGACTGTAGTGCCGTTTTTTCCTTTCCCCGCTATGGCTACCTGGAATAAGGCCAGTGCCTTGGAAAGTGCGGTTAAGCTTCTCAAACTGTCGCCGGAGATGCTTGCTGTGGGACATGGCAATCTGCTGCATGCCCCAATTGAACACATGAAATATGCGATACAACAAGCGGAACGGCTTCAGCTGAAAGCGGGGAAATAA